The genome window GGGGTTACGACGCCGTTTTTGTATAAATATCATAACCGACCGGCGCCGGTCGGTTTTAACTcgtaattttgattaatatgatTCTCCCCCACCAGTCTATCTTTCTTTTTCCCCAACTtattttcttcctcttctctTCCCAAAAATCTCTCTCTACTCCCCTCTCTCTGTGTCTCTGCCAACTAATCTCTCCCTCTCCGCCAATAAAATGCACATGAAGAATATGGATTTTAAACTCCGTTCGGTCTCGATTGGATTTTGGATATCAATCTCAATTAGGGTTCAATCTCAATTTAAAGGTATATCGATCTCTCCCTCAGTTTCTCTTTAGcattttgtgtatgtatatatgtgtttttgtatgtatgtatatatatgtttctttatgtatatgattttgaatttgagtttgattttgaatttgagtttgattttgatttttagtttcTCTTTAATTGTGAATGTTCTTTGAATTCGATTTTTAGTCGAGTTTGTAAGCATGAATGCATGATAATGAAGAAGGAGTCCGTTTTTgaagcaaaatatataatcatttcattcatattcataatttataagaacacccataaacatatatatttataaatacttaaataaaattcataataaaacacttgaaaacaactgtaacaACTTCAAATCCCCGAAGGGCCCGCCTTGCCTTTGCCTTTGCCCGCCTTGTCCTCCTTGTCCTCGTCCTTCTTTTGTTGCTTCAACTTCGCGGTCATCATCCCCGCGAAGCGAATCAACCACTCTTGCTTGCGTAGCGCTGCCCGCCTTTCTTCCTCTAACCGCTCCTGTTCGAGATAGTGATCCATTTGCATGAACATGATTGGGATTTTATAATCCCAATCCATTTCCACCCAAATTTCATCGGGGATGTCGAGAATGCCATAGGAGACTCCATCGATTGTGACggtgttgttgttgtagttgaTTGTGACTGCCATTGTAATTTTGATTGTGATTGTAGTAGTTGTAGTTAATTTGTGGTAGATTAGAGCCCTTTTTATAGCACAAGTGTTAAGCAACTAAAAAGTCTCTACATTGAATTGTATTAGTGTTACAATCCCAAGAGTCACCCTTCCATTACCTTGTATTGAATTCTATGAGTTACACTCCCAATATTCATACCCCTTGATTGCTTAGGAATTTGATaggattttgaaatttaaatattattaagattaattttatttgattttggactttgaatttgatttactcatctattttatttgattttgagtttgatttgattttgatatatttttttgagtttgattttataaaGCGTGTGAGTTTAATTTGTTGTtcgcataaattttaatttgaaatattttgaagattaaacaattttttaggGAGTTATCAATGACGGGACTGGTTTTTATCAGACGACTTGTGAATAAATGGTTGCGTTTGTTATGAGTTTTCTGATATAAAACCAGTTccgtcaaattatttttttaaaaatttaagcgacaaaaccgaccgactaaAGTCATAACCGACCGAGGTTACCATTGCCGTAACTCAGTAAACCGACCGATTGGGTCATAACCGACCGTTTATAGCATAACCaagtgcagaaaaccgaccgatatggtggtcggttttgttcttattagttttatttatcgGTTTATTTGGCTAAGTCTTGAGAATGCTCTGCGGCACCGAAGAACGACGTCGTTTGCATattataaaaccgaccgatctCGGtcggttttgatttttttatttttaattcttgatTTATTTTGGCTAAGTGCTGAGACGACGTCGTTTATGTAATATAAAACCGACTGTTCTCAGTcggttttgattattttatttttatttcttgatttattttggCTAAGTGCTAAGACGACGTCGTTTGTGGacaataaaaccgaccgagtGGTTGGTCGCTTTTGGCCGGTCGGTTTTATATGGTCGGTTTTAAATGCTGGGAAAGTAGCGGTCTGCTCGTTAACCGACCAGAAACgtacggtcggttttatttttcaacataaccgaccacccggtggtcggttttgacccccattgtatattttattatttaaaaaatggcGGGTAGGTGCGTTTTAGCAGCGATACGACATCGTTTTGTTTTAAATAGACATAACCGACCGTTTATTTTTGACAGTCGGTCGGTTTTGGCCGGTCGGTTTTATATGGTCGGTTTTAAATGCTGGGAAAGTAGCGGTCTGCTCGTTAACCGACCAGAAACgtacggtcggttttattttgcaacataaccgaccacccggtggtcggttttgacccccattgtatattttattatttaaaaaacggCGGGTAGGTGCGTTTTAGCAGTGATACGACATCGTTTTGTTTAAATAGACATAACCGACCGTTTATATTTGacagtcggtcggttttgtgtgagctaaaaagttaaaaactacTCTCCACTTTCATTATACAACAAAGCTTggaaattatcaaatatcaaaagaagaagaaggagaacaagaaaaagaaggagaagaagaaaaagaagaacaagaaaggaaggaatcaattatcaaaaacaaaGTAAGCTACTCTTCTTAATTATGATCACattgtgatttttatttattttgttgagaataatttgtatgaatgttgtttatataaatttcttggataatttgtaatgtgtaTATGTTTTATGTTATGTTAATACATACgtggtgtgtatatatatttatgtagatgacaaATCTTGATCGAAGTTGGATTAGTAACCGGTTGCAACGAGATAAAATTACTCTTAATTTAGAATATAGGGAAGGTGTAGaggaatttttgaattttgcaagcttgaaaatggAGGGAGGTATGATGAAATGTCCTTGCAAGCtttgtaaaattttgaattggTTAGGGGTAGATGATGTTCGGTTTCATTTGATATCCGAGGGTATGATGGAGAGTTATACGGTATGGACTTCGCACGGAGAGGTTtcgcaaaaaaataaaaagcgaAAATCATGTGAAACGCGAGAATGTCGTAGGGTAGTAGATGATCATGTTGATATCAACTCCATGTTACATGATTTTGCCGGTTCGAATCATGAATTTTATGATACCACGGGTACTACTAATGTTGAAGAAGCTCCTAATGATAGTGCTAAAGAATTTTATAAGGcgattgttgaaaatggtgcTCCTATTTATCCCGGTTGCACAAAATTTACAAGATTAAGTTTTACCGCaaaattgttggagttcaaaaaTGCGTCTAATTGTAGTGACAAAGCCTTCAACAGTTTGATTAAGATCATTATGGACGTGTTACCAAAAAAGCACACATTACCCGAGTCTTATTATGAGATGAAAAAGGTTATGAAAAGTTTAAGGGTggaatatgaaaaaattgatgtgtgcgagaatgattgtatgctattttatggagatgacaaagataaaattgtgtgtgatatatgtAGTTGTAATCGATATTTGGATAAATCAAGGAAAAATGGTAAGAAAATTCCGAGAAAGATTTTAAGACATTTTCCTTTGATTCCCCGACTGCAACGCTTATATATGTCGGCACATACATCCAACCACATGAGGTATTACAAAAATCGAGAGGtcaatgaaaaagaaatttcTCACCCTGCGGATGGAGACGAATGGAAGAATTTTGACCTCCGATATCCATcatttgctcaagaaattcGTAATGTAAGACTTGGTTTTGCGACCGATGGTTTCAACCCGTTTGGGAATACGGGTAACAAAACATATAGTGTATGGCCCGTGGTAATTGTTGTGTATAATCTTCCGCCGTCCATGTGTATGAAGAGACCGTATATGTTTTTGACGGATATTATACCGGGTCCGGAGAGTATtgggaaaaatattaatatatatcttagacctctcattgatgaattgaagacaTTATGGTATACCGGAGTGCAAACATATGACCAATctctaaaacaaaattttaccatGAGAGCGGCTCTTATGTGGACAATCAGTGATTTTCCTGCCATGAGTATGGTAAGTGGTTGGTCGGGGAAAGGAAAGCTTGCATGTCCAGTGTGTTTGGGAAGTGTGCAGGGGTTTCAGTTAAAACATTCTGGGAAATGTTCTTTTCATGGCACTAACCGAATTTTTCTTGAACCTAATGATCCATTGCGTAAGAAGAGTAGCTTGTTTGACCATTCGGAAAAAAGGTTGTGGCGTGGACGCTTATCCGGGGAGGAAGTTAAAACTTGGATTGATAGCATAGACTTTCCACCACCCGGAAAGactaacaaaaagaaaagaagtgatGGATATGGGGTTGAGCATCATTGGACTCATGCCCCGATGTTCTATGATCTCCCTTATTGGTCTTCACATAGTTTGCGACATTCCATTGATATCATGCATACCGAAAAAAATGTGTTTGAGAACATATTTTTTACCATTGTTGGGGGCAAGAAGTCAAAAGATCACCACAAGGCAAGGTCGGATTGCAAACACTTCGGTGTGTTGCCTCATTTGTGGATTGATGAAAAtggcaaaaaaccaaaagctcCGTACTCTCTTAGTAGAAAACAACTCAAACTTCTATGTCAGTGGATTGAGTCGTTGAAACTTCCAGACGGTTATGTCTCAAATATATCTCGTTGTTGCAATGCTAAGGAGTGTAAGTTTTTTGGATTTAAATCGCATGATTGTCatattttccttcaaaaatTGTTGCCTCTATCAATTCGCGAGCTTCTACCGGGACCAATTGTGGATGCCTTGACAatgatttccaatttttttcaagaattatGTTCATCTGTGATTACGAGATCCGACTTGGATCTAATGACGAAATCGGTTATTAGAGCTTTGTGTttattggaaacaatttttcctcagacTTGGTTTGATTCGATGGAGCATTTGGTAATACATTTAGCAGAAGAAATTAGACTAGCAGGACCCGCTTATTGGCATTGGATGTATCCAATTGAACGGTTATTAGGGAAATTTAAACAAAAGGTTGGTAATAAAGCGCGAGTCGAGGGTTCAATTGCCGAACGTTATATGGAAGAGGAGATTCTTAATTTTTGTTCCTTCTACTTTGCCACGGactcaattcataataaaatacgTCGCAATGAAGCTCGTTTTGATGGTGATGGCTCCGAAAAATTAGAAGTTTTTGAATATCCAATTGAATGTCTTGGTAAAGAGGGAAGTCGTTATTTGACCGATAAAGAGCGAAAGTTAGCAGAAGAATATGTACTTCTAAACTCTCCAGAAATTCAACCTTATCTAAggtatcatttataatttaaataaatttatttaaatttatttaaattcatttaaatttattatattttttgataatttattttaatttatttattataatttatttcaggcGGTTTACAGATCGTGTTATGAGTCAACGTCCGGAGACAACACCTCAACAATTAGATTGTTACATAAAGACCCGATTTAAAGATTGGTTATTGAAAAAggtatatattgttttttcaatttcttttgaaatttgaatatatttcatcaatataattttaatatttttaggttgGACGAAATGATGTAAACCGACCTCTTCTTCAATATTTGTTTGAGGGACCGGCTATGCGGGTAATGACATTTGAGACTTGTAAAGTCAATGGATAATAATTTTGTACGAGAACATCTTCCGGTTCCGGTGTCTTTGTTAAGGGCACTTCACATGATAACAATAGTGATTATTATGGACAATTGGAGGAAATTGTCAAGCTTATTTATCGAGGaggaaattatgtatatttattcaaatgtaTATGGTTTGATAGTGTCGGAAATGGTGTTGTGATTGATAAAAATAGGGTCGTGACCGTGGATATTACTTCAAGATTGAAGTCGGATGAGATTTTTATTTTGGCTAGTCAAGCTTCCCAAGTTTACTATGCTCCCAGTGTATTGAATCCACATGGCAAATATTTTACGGTCGTCAAGTCTAAAAGTCGTCCGATAAGCGAAtctatcaaaatatcaaatgataTTGAAGAAGCTTATCAAGAAGATAGATCAAATGCTACTAGTGCATTCtctatatttgttgattttgcacaATATGGTTCCTTACCGTTCGTTCGacatgaagaagatgaacaagaagaagaagacaaagatgaagaagaggatgatgatgaagaagaagaagaagaagaagaagaagaagaagaagaagaagaagaagaagaagacaaagatgaagaagaggatgattatgatgatggatttgatgaaattgattaatataattgaatattttatgatgttgaattattgattattaatttgttagtttcatgaaattattgattattgatttgttaGTTTGTTGGATGGTTGTTGGTTTGGTCGCAGGTAGAGGCAGAGAAAGGAAACAACAAAaccttgtttttttttgttaaaatacgcagaaaaccgaccgactagTCATAAAACCGACCGCTTTTACCATTCAAtacgcagaaaaccgaccgaactGCTATATAACCGACCAATGTTACCATTCGGTaaagcagaaaaccgaccgattgcaAATATAACCGACCACGGTTACCATTCGGTaaagcagaaaaccgaccgattgcaaatataaccgaccgactttccctatatatttttaaaaaatccggTTCGCCTAATTTTCACGTTACGAAGTCACACATGTTAATTATAAACTTGACtaagatgttttaattttttagacaattcaaaaaacatttttatatgtACGGATCCCCTAAACAGAAGACTAATCATATACCAGAAGTCTTATTTTGAATTACCTCGTTCActcttaattattcaaaaattagatgttttattatttaaacgatccaaccgtacggatgttaataaaataatctcatcAACGTCGAGACAAAAATTTCAGATGATTTCGATGAATCGAAATACACTTTTATAacctttttattgtgaaaatatacataaataaaattttaaattaagaaaatatttttaaaaaacccggTTCGCCTAAATTTCACGTTACGAAGTCACACATGTTAATTATAAACTTGACtaagatgttttaattttttagacattttaaaaaatattcttatatGTACGGATCCCCTAAACAGAAGACTAATCATATACCAGAagtcttattttgaattatctcgttcactcttaattattcaaaaattgatgttttattatttaaacgatccaaccgtacagatgttaataaaataatctcatcAACGTCGACACAAAAATTCAGATGATTTCGATGAATCGAAATACACTTTTATAAcgtttttataataatactttatataaacaaaatattaaattaagaaaatattttcccaaaaacacaaaaccgaccgactatatagtaaaaccgaccgaccttGAAAATTACgcggaaaatgaattttttcgtgaaaaattaaaacacccgCGCGACAGAAACGACGTCGTTTGATGGTTCTGCACAGATTtccaggtcaaaaccgaccgggTTGCCGGTCGGTTTTGGTGCGTcagtatataaacaaaaaaaagccCCCTTTCCTCTTTTATTCTCACACGAACACTGCTGCTCCAAACTCTTTCAAACTCCAAACTCGAATCAAACCCTCTCCTAACTCTTTCAAGGCAAGAATCAAGTGCAATGGCGGCAAGAATCAAGAATCGGAAACCCTCTCCAAAATCCTCTTCAATGGTAGAATCCGAAACCCTCTCCTAACTTTTAATTTGTGTTAGTATAGAGCTTAAATTTGTGTTAGTATAGAGCTCTATTGAACTtcaatttgtttgatttgtttagttttcaagcttttatatgtatgcattgtatgtatataaaatttgtatatgttagtttggAAATATACATGCAAGTTCTTGTCGTCGGTTATGTCATGAGAATGAAAACGATAGGTTTTAGTTTGTGTATGTTAGTTTtggtttgtatatgttttagttttagtttgtatatgttagttttagtttgtatatgttagttttggtttgtatatgttaatttgtatatgttagtttggaaatctctgttttttatttgtttttatatttttgtaatttttagtttgtacTCACATTCATAAGGAGGGCTTGGAATTTGGTTTTGTGTTTGtattaaggggttgtggtttgcatttggcattttgatataattaaggtgttgtggtttgcataattggttgtgaatgaaatttatgtgatataattaaggggttgtggtttgtattttggcattttgatttataaggggttgtggtttcaTTCATTTTGGCGTTTATATGTTCAAAAATGAGTCGATTCATAAGGTGTTGTGGCTTGCATAATTGGTTGTGAAtgaaatttatgtgatataattaaggggttgtggtttgcatTTTGATTCATAAGGGGTTGTAGTTTCCATTTAAAgtcgattatttttttattcatattctAACCAATGGTGTTTATGGTGTTTGATTAGGGCACCTTGTGGTGGTTTGTCATCCTTGTGGTGATGATCATTGCCTTAATGGCAAGAAAAGGCAAGGGCAAGGGGAAGGCCAAGGAGACAACCAAAGGCAAGGGAAAAGGGAAAGCCAAGGAGACAACTTCCACTCGGAAGGGTAAAGGAAAGTCTAGCACCTTGGCTATACGTGATGAGCCAACTGATTCGGATGAAGGCGGGGAGAATCCGAATGAAGAGGAAGTTCCAAGACGAAGGGTAATTAGGAGGCCACGATCCCATTCAGCCGGTTTGTTTGGAAAAGTCCCTCCGAAACCAATCCGTATCAATATTTCAGGAGGACAGTAAGTCTACTTGtagtaacttatatatatatatatatatatgtatatatatatatatatatatatatatatatatatatatatatatgtatcttgcacttgtttaaattttgttgacatacatatatatgtacatataatcTCTTTTCACATTTTGGTAGTATTGAAGATGATCAAGCAAAGAAGACTTTGCTTGCTATTGTTCGTGAAAGGTGGCCCGTTGGACATTACACGTTCACCGACATTGTTGAATATGATGATGAATGGCTAAAACACGTAGTCGAGGAATTTAATGTAAGCTACTCTTCTTATGCTCACATCGTGATTTGTATGCatgcttttttatttatttgtattatgtgTAAATAGTCTAACCATATGTATGTAATTtatcttgattttattataattgtagTTATATTTCAAGCAACAAAAGGGACAAAGCCGGTCCgaagcaaaaaatataattgagaaGCATATCAAGAACACAATAAAGAGGACGTTGAATGAGCTCAAGACAAATATTGAGCAAAAATCAAAGGAAAGCGGAAaatcaaaattgagtttaagaCCTGGATATTGGTCTGAACTTTTTTGGAaggatttattaaattattgggAAAAGAATGAGGGGCACTTGCATAGGTCATCCGTTGGATCTACGAACCGCAAGAACGTCGAGCGGTTGCATAGTGCCGGTGCCCGGTCTTTTAATAAAGTGAAGgaggtatatataaatatctattaTCATACACACCTTAATTTcttaattaagatttaattcacatatatattatattgatgatttaaattgtttttggaaGGAAATGAAAAGGAAGGAACGTGGAAAGAATCCAACTCGCCTTGAAGTATGGAACCGGACGCATACAAGGGTTGGAAGTGATCCCGAGCACCCCGTGTATACCACGCCTGCTGCAATGGCCATAGCGGTAATTAAATGATTGTCTtgtggtttttttttaaagtttcaatgtccattttactttttaagttgtttaatgtACTGATTGATGCACATTTCTCTGTAGACACGATATGCTTCTATTCTAGAAAGCAGGCCGGTGTCGGTTACACAAACAGGGGATAGAGACGAGCCCTTGGAATGGTGGTTGTCAGCAACCGGAGTTCCCGAAGGCAAAAAGCCTAAGAAGGACTACCTTGTTGGATTCCCCGAGGCTCGTGCTAGTCAACTTATTCCGACTCTTGCCTCACGTTACAGGGATTCAACAAGAGGCGAAGCCGGTGGATCTTCCGGTCAGAGACAAGAAGCCGTCATTCCCGACAATGTGTACCTCTCGGTCGTGCGCAATGTGCTCAATGAGGTCCGTGCGAACCCCCTTCAATTTCAGCGACAAATGTCTGAAGAAGAGATCGCGAATTTTGCAAAAACCGCACTAGAGGCCTCCGATCCAGCTGCCGATCCAAGTACAAGGGTTCAATGGAATTCTATGATTGGTGGGGAGATGGTACACATTGTGGGGTCGATGGTCGAGGATATACTCCTCAAAATGGAA of Daucus carota subsp. sativus chromosome 3, DH1 v3.0, whole genome shotgun sequence contains these proteins:
- the LOC108194832 gene encoding uncharacterized protein LOC108194832, yielding MTNLDRSWISNRLQRDKITLNLEYREGVEEFLNFASLKMEGGMMKCPCKLCKILNWLGVDDVRFHLISEGMMESYTVWTSHGEVSQKNKKRKSCETRECRRVVDDHVDINSMLHDFAGSNHEFYDTTGTTNVEEAPNDSAKEFYKAIVENGAPIYPGCTKFTRLSFTAKLLEFKNASNCSDKAFNSLIKIIMDVLPKKHTLPESYYEMKKVMKSLRVEYEKIDVCENDCMLFYGDDKDKIVCDICSCNRYLDKSRKNGKKIPRKILRHFPLIPRLQRLYMSAHTSNHMRYYKNREVNEKEISHPADGDEWKNFDLRYPSFAQEIRNVRLGFATDGFNPFGNTGNKTYSVWPVVIVVYNLPPSMCMKRPYMFLTDIIPGPESIGKNINIYLRPLIDELKTLWYTGVQTYDQSLKQNFTMRAALMWTISDFPAMSMVSGWSGKGKLACPVCLGSVQGFQLKHSGKCSFHGTNRIFLEPNDPLRKKSSLFDHSEKRLWRGRLSGEEVKTWIDSIDFPPPGKTNKKKRSDGYGVEHHWTHAPMFYDLPYWSSHSLRHSIDIMHTEKNVFENIFFTIVGGKKSKDHHKARSDCKHFGVLPHLWIDENGKKPKAPYSLSRKQLKLLCQWIESLKLPDGYVSNISRCCNAKECKFFGFKSHDCHIFLQKLLPLSIRELLPGPIVDALTMISNFFQELCSSVITRSDLDLMTKSVIRALCLLETIFPQTWFDSMEHLVIHLAEEIRLAGPAYWHWMYPIERLLGKFKQKVGNKARVEGSIAERYMEEEILNFCSFYFATDSIHNKIRRNEARFDGDGSEKLEVFEYPIECLGKEGSRYLTDKERKLAEEYVLLNSPEIQPYLRRFTDRVMSQRPETTPQQLDCYIKTRFKDWLLKKVGRNDVNRPLLQYLFEGPAMRVMTFETCKVNG
- the LOC108203961 gene encoding uncharacterized protein LOC108203961, with product MIIALMARKGKGKGKAKETTKGKGKGKAKETTSTRKGKGKSSTLAIRDEPTDSDEGGENPNEEEVPRRRVIRRPRSHSAGLFGKVPPKPIRINISGGHIEDDQAKKTLLAIVRERWPVGHYTFTDIVEYDDEWLKHVVEEFNLYFKQQKGQSRSEAKNIIEKHIKNTIKRTLNELKTNIEQKSKESGKSKLSLRPGYWSELFWKDLLNYWEKNEGHLHRSSVGSTNRKNVERLHSAGARSFNKVKEEMKRKERGKNPTRLEVWNRTHTRVGSDPEHPVYTTPAAMAIATRYASILESRPVSVTQTGDRDEPLEWWLSATGVPEGKKPKKDYLVGFPEARASQLIPTLASRYRDSTRGEAGGSSGQRQEAVIPDNVYLSVVRNVLNEVRANPLQFQRQMSEEEIANFAKTALEASDPAADPSTRVQWNSMIGGEMVHIVGSMVEDILLKMERKVEEEKERRLAAEKDYTDPEELSEEERGGPEAGADAGANASAASGADASAASGAGATAAADGAASDSDVTLD